One Falsihalocynthiibacter arcticus DNA segment encodes these proteins:
- a CDS encoding MlaC/ttg2D family ABC transporter substrate-binding protein, with the protein MTHQVTRRSILGGLVASGLWLSTAPMTFALSVDASKTLVIKLVDDINAVIATGKPERAMYKDFQRIFADYADVPAIARYALGSDARRASPAQIKAFTGAFETYIARKYGSQFHQFIGGRIEVDSAETVKSFVEVKTTAFMRGEAPFEIKFLISDKSGKHRFFNMFIEGINMLLTERSEIGSIIDANNGDLNKAIAQLKKLS; encoded by the coding sequence ATGACACATCAGGTTACACGACGCAGCATTTTGGGAGGCCTCGTTGCCTCTGGACTTTGGCTATCGACGGCCCCCATGACTTTTGCGCTTTCGGTGGATGCATCTAAAACGCTCGTTATCAAACTGGTGGATGATATCAACGCTGTGATCGCCACGGGGAAGCCTGAACGGGCGATGTACAAAGATTTTCAGCGTATTTTCGCGGACTATGCGGATGTGCCCGCCATCGCACGCTATGCTTTGGGGTCGGATGCGCGCAGGGCCTCACCCGCCCAAATAAAGGCGTTTACGGGGGCTTTTGAAACTTACATCGCGCGTAAATACGGCAGCCAGTTCCACCAATTTATTGGGGGTCGAATTGAAGTCGATAGCGCCGAAACCGTGAAAAGCTTTGTCGAAGTTAAAACGACAGCGTTTATGCGCGGCGAAGCGCCGTTTGAAATCAAATTCCTGATCTCCGATAAATCCGGCAAACACAGGTTTTTCAACATGTTCATCGAGGGCATCAATATGCTCCTAACCGAGCGCTCTGAAATCGGCTCGATTATTGATGCGAACAATGGCGACCTTAATAAGGCAATCGCGCAGTTGAAGAAACTCAGCTAG
- a CDS encoding transglycosylase domain-containing protein gives MTGTGPKRPKLVAEKRANAKKSSPKRAAPKTAARKTRTKRRARPAPKRNPISRLFRWIVRLFWGITWRVGAVCTILVALGVLFYASTLPELEELVDGRTRGSVTLLDTNGQVFAWRGDQFGGMVTTETVSPHLKNSVTATEDKRFFWHFGVSPRGIASAVKINISEGRSALSGNGGSTITQQTAKLLCLGVPHDTNKMTEREYESDCRRGSLVRKAKEALYAMALEVKFTKNEILTIYLNRAFLGAGARGFEAASQRYFNLSANQISPAQAAMLAGLLKAPTRYAPTNDLQRSQDRAETVVKLMEEQGLLTTAQANEARANPATLSDAAKSRTGGYFADWVMSEGPSYLTRDTTEDVIIQSTLDPRVQRAAEQAMLHIFDTKVRDGSKAQAAIVVMSADGAVRAMVGGRDVKATGAFNRATQASRQTGSAFKPFVYAAALDLGYSYNDYVKDEPLTIDIPGSGPWTPSNYDHKFSGTVTLTEALRRSLNIPAVRISEGVGRENVRTVAEMFGIQSDLAAGPALALGASESTLLEMTGAYAGILNGGRSVTPYGLSELRLQGDTEPLIGQDGGMGERVITTNAAEQLTYMMYQVIESGSGRRAKLDGRQAAGKTGTTQAARDAWFIGFTADYVTGVWLGYDDNTPLTGVTGSGLPAEIWHDAMVRINEGVPISPLPMIDGQAPSAYVDPNAPQRANPQPKGTNPIENLLLQIFGGGN, from the coding sequence ATGACCGGAACAGGCCCAAAACGCCCCAAATTGGTGGCAGAGAAGCGCGCGAACGCTAAGAAGAGCAGCCCTAAGCGGGCGGCTCCTAAAACTGCGGCGCGAAAAACGCGCACCAAGCGACGTGCACGCCCCGCTCCTAAGAGAAATCCGATCAGTCGGCTGTTTCGCTGGATCGTTCGGTTGTTCTGGGGAATTACGTGGCGCGTGGGGGCTGTCTGTACCATTCTCGTCGCGCTGGGTGTGTTGTTTTACGCGTCCACTTTGCCCGAGCTTGAAGAACTGGTTGATGGGCGGACACGCGGTTCGGTAACGCTTCTGGACACCAATGGCCAAGTCTTTGCATGGCGCGGTGATCAATTCGGCGGCATGGTCACCACCGAAACGGTGTCTCCACACCTCAAGAATTCCGTCACCGCGACCGAGGACAAACGCTTTTTCTGGCACTTTGGCGTTTCGCCACGGGGCATCGCGAGTGCTGTAAAAATCAACATATCCGAAGGGCGCTCGGCGCTCTCTGGGAATGGCGGGTCCACAATCACACAGCAAACCGCGAAACTGTTGTGTCTTGGCGTTCCACACGACACGAATAAAATGACCGAACGCGAATATGAGTCCGATTGCCGTCGAGGATCACTCGTACGTAAAGCCAAGGAAGCGCTGTATGCGATGGCACTTGAGGTAAAGTTCACCAAGAATGAAATCCTGACGATCTACCTGAACCGCGCCTTCCTCGGCGCAGGCGCTCGTGGATTTGAAGCTGCTAGCCAGCGTTATTTCAACCTGTCCGCCAACCAAATTTCGCCTGCGCAAGCGGCGATGCTGGCGGGTCTTCTTAAGGCGCCCACGCGCTATGCGCCGACCAATGATCTTCAACGCAGCCAAGATCGCGCAGAGACCGTTGTGAAATTGATGGAAGAACAAGGCCTCCTTACCACTGCGCAAGCTAATGAAGCCCGCGCCAATCCCGCCACGCTTTCTGATGCAGCCAAATCGCGTACGGGTGGGTATTTTGCCGATTGGGTTATGTCCGAAGGTCCGAGCTATCTAACTCGCGACACCACCGAAGATGTGATCATTCAATCAACGCTTGATCCGCGCGTCCAACGCGCTGCCGAACAAGCCATGCTGCATATTTTTGACACCAAAGTCCGCGATGGCTCCAAGGCCCAAGCCGCGATTGTGGTCATGTCCGCGGACGGAGCAGTACGGGCAATGGTTGGTGGCCGCGATGTTAAGGCAACAGGCGCCTTTAACCGTGCAACCCAAGCTTCGCGCCAAACAGGTTCCGCATTCAAACCCTTCGTTTATGCAGCGGCTTTGGACCTTGGATATTCCTACAACGACTATGTCAAAGACGAACCCCTGACGATCGACATCCCGGGCTCGGGCCCGTGGACGCCATCGAATTACGACCATAAGTTCAGCGGCACAGTTACCTTAACCGAAGCCTTAAGACGCTCCCTGAACATTCCTGCGGTTCGCATATCCGAAGGCGTAGGCCGCGAAAATGTACGCACCGTGGCCGAAATGTTTGGCATTCAAAGCGACCTTGCGGCGGGTCCCGCATTGGCCCTTGGCGCATCCGAGAGCACGCTACTTGAAATGACGGGTGCTTATGCTGGCATCCTTAATGGCGGCCGTAGCGTAACACCCTACGGCCTTTCGGAACTGCGCCTTCAAGGCGACACGGAGCCGCTGATTGGTCAAGACGGTGGTATGGGCGAGCGGGTCATCACAACCAATGCTGCCGAGCAACTCACCTATATGATGTATCAAGTGATCGAATCCGGAAGTGGCCGTCGTGCCAAACTTGATGGACGTCAAGCCGCAGGAAAAACGGGCACAACACAGGCCGCCCGCGACGCGTGGTTTATCGGATTTACAGCGGATTATGTCACCGGTGTTTGGCTTGGCTATGACGACAATACGCCGCTAACGGGTGTCACGGGAAGCGGGCTTCCCGCTGAAATCTGGCATGATGCTATGGTCCGCATCAACGAGGGCGTCCCAATTTCTCCCCTGCCGATGATTGATGGACAAGCGCCCAGCGCCTATGTCGACCCGAATGCACCCCAACGTGCCAATCCCCAGCCCAAGGGAACCAATCCGATCGAGAACCTGCTCCTGCAGATTTTTGGCGGCGGGAACTAG
- a CDS encoding VacJ family lipoprotein translates to MFLPEIRIRAKCSLIICLLSVSLLSSCAHPERTGEIYDPYEKSNRARHERTKQSDQGMIGPVAQAYGKTPEFLRTTVTNFSDYLALYPMVGNNILQFDLAGAAQNSTRLLVNTTFGLAGLFDVASDMGIYEDSTGFGDTLAVWGVGEGAYLEAPFLGPTTQRDAVGGVVDLATNPMFYYDGGRYAAVGLLALLGAKLDKRFRYSGSVDQLFNESADSYVQTRMMYLQNRRYELGQEVAPSADGCTNGYADPYADPYADPSASTGSCDTE, encoded by the coding sequence GTGTTTTTGCCAGAAATTCGTATCCGCGCCAAGTGTAGCTTAATTATTTGTTTGTTAAGCGTGTCGTTATTGTCTTCCTGTGCGCATCCAGAGCGCACGGGTGAAATTTACGACCCCTACGAAAAATCTAACCGCGCGCGTCATGAACGCACCAAGCAATCGGATCAAGGGATGATTGGGCCTGTCGCGCAGGCTTATGGAAAGACCCCAGAGTTTTTGCGGACCACGGTGACGAATTTTTCAGATTATCTCGCGCTGTATCCGATGGTTGGAAACAACATTCTTCAGTTTGACTTGGCGGGGGCCGCGCAAAATTCAACGCGCCTCTTGGTGAATACGACCTTTGGCCTTGCTGGCTTGTTTGATGTCGCATCCGACATGGGGATTTACGAGGACAGCACAGGGTTTGGCGACACATTGGCAGTATGGGGTGTCGGTGAAGGGGCATATCTTGAAGCGCCGTTTTTGGGTCCAACGACCCAACGTGACGCCGTCGGTGGCGTTGTTGATTTGGCGACAAATCCAATGTTCTATTATGATGGTGGGCGCTATGCCGCCGTTGGCCTTCTGGCGTTATTGGGTGCGAAGCTTGATAAGCGTTTCCGTTATTCAGGTTCCGTGGATCAGCTTTTCAATGAGAGCGCGGACAGTTATGTTCAGACCCGTATGATGTACCTTCAGAACCGTCGCTATGAACTTGGGCAAGAAGTCGCCCCAAGTGCGGATGGTTGCACAAATGGCTATGCAGACCCATATGCAGATCCCTACGCGGACCCTTCTGCATCTACAGGGTCCTGCGATACTGAATAA